From the genome of Thermoleophilaceae bacterium:
GCGATGCTCAAGGTGCCGGAGCAGGACGTGGTGTCCGCGGTGGAGAAGCTGCAGCAGCAGCTGCGTGAGGCGCAGCAGCGCCCTCGTCAGGACGACCGCGCGGTGGCCGACTCGCTTGTGAGCGGCGCCAGGGAGATCGGCGGGATCAGAATCGTGACCGAGGTGGTGGAGGCGCCCGACGCGAAGGCGCTGCTCGAGCTGTCGGATCGCGTGAAGCAGACGCTCGGTGATTCGGCCGTGGTGCTCGGCACGGCGGTGGACGGCCGCGTGCACCTCGTGGCGAACTTCGCCGACGCGGCGGTGCGGCGCGGACTCAAGGCAGGCGACGTCGTGCGCACGGCGGCGCAGGTGGCCGGCGGCGGCGGAGGAGGGCGCGACACCATGGCGCAGGCCGGCGGCCGCGACCCCGAGAAGCTCCCCGAGGCGATCACCGCGGCGCGAGTTGCGATAGAACGCGCCCTGGGATGAGCCGGATACTCGCGCTCGACTTCGGCGAGGCGCGCTGCGGCTGCGCAATCTCCGATCCAACAGGCACTCTCGCCACGCCGGTGGGCGCGGTGGAGCGCCCTGCTTCGCGGCGCGGGCTTGCCACGATCGCAGCGCTGGCGCGTGACAGGCAGGTGGAGCGCGTGGTGGTCGGCCTTCCCCTTACGCTCGCCGGCGAGGAGGGACAGCAGGCTCGCGCCACGCGCGAGTTCGCGGCCCGCCTCGGTGAGCTCCTTTCGGTGCCCGTGGAGCTGCACGACGAACGGCTCACCACGCGACAGGCGGAACGCACGGGAGGCGGCGCGGACGCCGACTCGCGTGCGGCCGCGCACCTGCTGGAGGCTTACCTGGCGGCGAGCGGACGGGCGACGTGAGCGAGCAGTGGCTACGCTCCGACGAGGAGCGCGAACGCGCGCGTCTGGAGCGCGAGGCACGACGCGCGGGACGCGACGGTGATGGTCTTTACGTTCAGAAGCGTGAGCCGCGGCCGCGCGCGCCGCGGCGGCCACATGGGCCGCGCGCACCACACGGACGCAACGTGATGGCCAGACGCGTTATCGCGGTCCTCGCCCTGGTCGTCGTGGTCGCGGCGGCCTGGTTTCTCATCTCGCTGTTTCAGCCGTTCACCGGCAGCGGCTCCGGCAGCGCAACGGTGAGCATTCCCCGCGGCGCGAACGTGAGCACCATCGGGGACATCCTCGCGAGGCGCGGCGTGGTGTCGAGCTCGTTCTTCTTCGAGGTGCGCGCGCGTCTGTCAGGCCGTACCGGCGACCTCAAGCCGGGGGTGTACCACCTCAAGCACGACATGAGCTACTCTGCGGCGCTCGACGCGCTCACGAAGGGCGTTGCGCCGAACGTGGTCCAGGTGGTGATCCCGGAGGGGCGCTCGCGCCGCGAGATCGTGCCGCTCACAGGCAAGCTCAAGGGCAGCTACATGGCCGCCACCGTGCACTCGCCCTACCTCAATCCCCGCCGCTACGGCGCGAAGCACGCGCGCAACCTGGAGGGATTCCTCTTCCCGGCCAGCTATCAGCTGAAGAAGGGCGCCAGCGTCAATGCGCTTGTGAAGGACCAGCTTCAGGCGTTCCGCCAGAACTTCGGGAAGGTGAACCTGTCGTACGCGCGCAAGAAGAACCTCACGCCGTACGACGTGCTCACGATCGCGTCCATGGTCGAGCGCGAGGCATCGATCCCAAGGGACCGCCCGCTGATCGCGTCCGTGATCTACAACCGGCTGCACGACCACATCCCGCTCGGCATCGACTCCACCCTCCGCTACGCCCTCAACGACTGGACGAAGCCGCTGCGCGTGTCACAGCTCGCCTCGCCGAGCCCGTACAACACCCGTAACCACCAGGGGTTGCCGCCCGGCCCGATCGGCAACCCCGGCCTCGCCTCGATCGAGGCCGCGGCGCACCCCGCGCACACGAGCTACCTGTTCTTCGTGGTCAAGCCGTGCGGGAACGGCGCCCACGTGTTCTCGAGC
Proteins encoded in this window:
- the ruvX gene encoding Holliday junction resolvase RuvX translates to MSRILALDFGEARCGCAISDPTGTLATPVGAVERPASRRGLATIAALARDRQVERVVVGLPLTLAGEEGQQARATREFAARLGELLSVPVELHDERLTTRQAERTGGGADADSRAAAHLLEAYLAASGRAT
- the mltG gene encoding endolytic transglycosylase MltG, yielding MARRVIAVLALVVVVAAAWFLISLFQPFTGSGSGSATVSIPRGANVSTIGDILARRGVVSSSFFFEVRARLSGRTGDLKPGVYHLKHDMSYSAALDALTKGVAPNVVQVVIPEGRSRREIVPLTGKLKGSYMAATVHSPYLNPRRYGAKHARNLEGFLFPASYQLKKGASVNALVKDQLQAFRQNFGKVNLSYARKKNLTPYDVLTIASMVEREASIPRDRPLIASVIYNRLHDHIPLGIDSTLRYALNDWTKPLRVSQLASPSPYNTRNHQGLPPGPIGNPGLASIEAAAHPAHTSYLFFVVKPCGNGAHVFSSTDAQFQRDSARYNAARQQRGGRSPEKCK